Genomic DNA from Paenibacillus donghaensis:
ACCGCTCAGCCCCAGTTCCTGATAGAACTGGTACCCTAGCGAGATCACCTCGGCATCAATCGCCGGGTCTACCGCGCCAAACGCCTCAATCCCGAACTGGTGGAACTGGCGGTACCGGCCGGCTTGTGGACGTTCATAACGAAACATTGGCCCAATATAATACAGCTTGCTGACATCAGGTTCGCCGTAGAGCTTGTTCTGCACATAAGCACGCACAACGCCTGCCGTGCCTTCAGGACGGAGCGCCAGATCACGGTCGCCTTTATCCTTGAAGGTGTACATTTCGCCTTCCACAATATCCGTAGTTTCTCCTACCCCACGCTCGAACAATCCAGTGTGCTCGAACAGCGGCGTGCGGATCTCCCGGTAATTAAACCGGCGGCATAATTCTCTGGCCTTGCCTTCGATATACTGCCATTTCTCTACCGCACCCGGAAGCACATCCTGTGTACCGGTTGGTTTCTCGAATCTTTCTTTAGCCACAGCCTATCCCTCCTGAACGTGAACCCCATCATTTTCTGTAAAAAAAGCAAAAAATCCCCCGCCCTGTTTGTAACAAACAGGGACGAGGGATTATCATAACCAATAATACACCCGTGGTACCACCCACATTCCGGATCAGGGCACGCCCTATATCCGCTCTAAGCGGTTAACGCCCGCCTACGCGCAAACGGCTACTAATGGGGCAACAATTCCTGCCTGCTTTCGCCGTGCGTTCTCGGGGAGGTCATTCGTCCGTTCATCAACAGAATCCTTGCAGCCTGGGCGGACATGGACGGTTGAATCCTTGTGGTAAGGATAACAGCCAATCTGCCTGGGATTCCTCTCTGTGGTTGTGGGCTTCGGAGTACTTGTTCCCGTCATCAAAACACTATAACATTCCGTATATTGTTAGATTCTACTGAACCACTGCGCTAAAGTCAAGGAACTAAATGAAATGGAGTTAAAAAATGATTATTACGCCTGTCAAGATATAGTGAGAACTCTCGAAGACTCCGCTCTGTGGTGCTTCCAAAGTTCGAAGTCCAAACGTAGTTGGCTATAGGGAAGATCTACCGTTAATTCCTAGCTAGTGTTCGGTTTTCATGACATATAGGGAAAAGTTACCACTATTTTGTCCTTCGAGGGCATTACTTAAGTGATGGCACCTAATTAGCGGTAGAAAACTCCCCATAACCCCATCGAATCACCATTCTGAGACCAACTAGTGGTAGAATTCCCCTATACTTCTTCGCTGCACCCAAGTAGTAACCACTTTCGCATCTATTTGCTCCGAACGTTCCAGAGCATCATTCTAATTCATCATTGGAACCTAAAGAGTCGCAAAAAATAGGCAAACAAGTAGAAACGGCTTCGCCGACCTTTGTAAGAGGCGGCATCCGTTTCTGCGAGAAATAGAAGGATAATTCATGGCGTGAAACATATAAATTCTTATATTTAAAAAAAAGTGACCTGCAGCCGATTGCTGCAGGTCCATCATCATATATTATAAAAAAGGGGGTCATGTCTTTATTATAAACCCGCTATATTAAGGAATCATGATAGTAATATTACAATTGTATTACAGATGAGAAAGCGCTTCAATTATCATGTCCCATTCTCTGTCTGTGTTACTCCGCCGATAACTTAGTCTATAATATCAGCCAAATGTAGAATACTCAATACTAAATAGTAAATACTCAATCCAAGCTTGGCATCTACATGTCATGAGCGGCGCGGAACGCAGCACAGTGCAGCGCAAAAATCCCCGGCTCTACATAAGCTGAGCCGGGGATTTATAACCATAAGAGCAGCTACCCTGTTCCGTCAGAGTGTCTTATGATTCGAACACTTCGACAAAAGCGTGTTTGCCGCGCAAGGTGCGCACAACCTCATCAAATTGAGCCTCAGGGACTTTGAGATCCATCACATAATGCAGATCATCCAAATCGCCATCGGTTACCTCTTCACTGTTCAGCACCTTCACGTCGTCGTCTACCGGGCCTTTGTCCTCGGCAAGATCTCTGTGCCCTGCCGCATCGGGAATAACCAGCCCAGGGGCGAACGCCGCATTCGCTACCGTACCGGAGGCACCTGACGCTCCCATAATACCGCCTCCCGTCGAAGCGTTGTTATAAGGCACCAGCGGCAGCAGAATGTTGCGGCCCTGCGACCTGCTCGTATTGAGCGGATCGGTTAGCCGGGATACCTCCGAATTCTCCAGATTGTACGCGATCAGCGAGGTCTGCGCGCCTACCGCTTCATCTTCGGTTCTGAAATACGCCTGAATTCTTTTAGTCATTGTTATTCCCTCCCGTGTAAGTTTTGTAGTGGAACCCGCAAAACTATATTAGAGCACCTTGAGCAGCTCACGCACAAATGCGGGCTCGTCTTTTGGTGTGCGTGAAGTAATGAAATTGCCTTCGACAATCACTTCTTCATCCTTGAAGGTCGCACCTGCGTTCTCGATATCGTCCTTTAAGGCCGGATAAGCCGTAATCGTACGACCCTCCAGCAGCTCCGCACTGATCAGAATCTGCGGACCGTGGCAGATGGAGGCGATCAGCTTACTCGCCGAGTTTACCGCTTTCACGAACTCAAGGACTTCCTCGCTTAAACGCAGGTTGGTACCTTCATTTCAGAATCTTCAAAGCCGTTCGCTAACAAGAAAGCAACTTTACTCATGAGATTAACTGCTCCCTTCCGTTTTGTTCTGTTCTCGTAGTTCTATTACCCCCCAAAGGGCTGCTTCTAACCACCGTCTGCAAAGTTGTACCCCGCTCACACACGAAAAACCGCGTTCTTCCAGCCTCAGCTGCGCGGCAGAAAAATACGCTTGCGCCCTCTGAGTACCGGCTGGTCCTGCGGATCTTCATTGCTTCTGGCTGATGCACTGGCCTCAGCCGGACTTCCGGCGGCAAACGGCGGAAGACTCCGCCACACCCATGCTTTCTGTGAGAATCTCATTAGGCAGAACCCCTTGTTCCTGTAATATTCATCCCCACTAGTCTAACCAGCCACCAGAAGCACTATCCGGCACAGACAAAAAGATGCCTTAAGCAAGGGGTAGTCATAACCCCGCTTAAGGCATCCTCCAGCAGACAATAGTAACTTTAGGTTGTTCTGTATTCCGGCTTATCCTTGGCTGTCCAGAATAAGAGTGACCGGCCCCCAATTGGTGAATTCGACATCCATCATCGCTCCGAAGATGCCGGTCTCCACCCGCAGGCCTCCCGCTCGAAGCTGGCCGTTGAAGTAATCATACAGCAGCTCCGCTTCGGCAGGCGCGGCCGCAGCCATAAAGTTCGGGCGTCTTCCCTTGCGCGTATCCGCGTATAAGGTAAATTGCGAGACGGACAGAATGGCCCCTCCAGTATCGGTCACGCTGTGATTCATTTTGCCGGCATCATCCTCGAAAATACGCAGCCCGGCAATTTTGTCCGCCAAATATTTAGCATCCTTCTCGGTGTCTCCATGAGTGACGCCAACCAGCAGCATCAGGCCTTGCCCGACCGCACCTGTCACGGTGCCGTCCACAGTAACCTTGGCCGCTTTGCAGCGCTGCACAACCACTCTCATTGTACTCTCCAGCTCCTTGCTCTATTGCATAATACGGTGGACGGTATAGACATCCTTCACCCGGTTGACCCGGTCCACTACCGACTGCAGATGATCCGTGTTGCGGATCAGAATGGTCATATGGATCATCGCCATCTTGTTCTTGTCGGACCGTCCGGTCACCGCGGAGATATTGGTCTTGCTCTCGGACACCGCCTGCAGCACCTCGTTGAGCAGACCATTGCGGTCATGGCCCGTGATCTCAATGTCCACACTGTAGTTGGCCTCCATGCTGCCTTCCCACTCCACTTCGATTACCCGTGCTGCTTCTTCGCCATCGCCGTCGCCTGGAATATTCGGACAGTCGTCCCGGTGCACAGATACGCCGCGCCCACGAGTTACATAACCGACGATGTCATCGCCGGGCACAGGATTGCAACATCGTGCGAAACGAACCAGCAGGTTATCAATCCCTTTGACACGTACGCCGTTGGTCGGCTGGTTGCGCTTCTCCCCGGATGACTTGATCTCCTTCATCTCGGAAGTCAGCTCCAGATGATTGGCAGCGTCCTCCTGCTCCTTGCGCAGCTTCTCCGTCAGCTTGGAGGCGATCTGGGCGGCAGTAATCCCGCCGAAGCCCACCGCCGAGAGCATATCCTCGATATCGTTAAAAGAAAACTTCTTCGCCACTTCCATCAGCTTGTCGTCCGAGCTCCACTCGGAGATATCGACATTCAGGCGCTTCAGCTCGCGTTCAATCGCTTCGCGGCCTTTCTCGACATTCTCCTCGCGTTTCTCCTTCTTGAACCATTGTTTGATCTTGCTGCGGGCATGCGAGGACTGGGCGATCTTCAGCCAGTCGCGGCTGGGCCCATAGGAATGCTTCGAGGTCAGAATCTCCACGATATCCCCGGTCTTCAGCTTGTGGTCCAGCGGAACGATCCGTCCGTTCACCTTGGAACCGATGGTCCGGTTGCCCACCTCCGTATGAATCCGGAAGGCGAAATCAAGCGGCACCGAGCCTACCGGCAGCTCAATAACCTCGCCCTTTGGAGTGAAGACAAACACCAGATCGGAGAAGAAGTCCATCTTCAGCGATTCGACAAATTCCTCCGCATCCTTGGCTTCATGCTGCAGCTCCAGAATCTCGCGGAAGAACGGCATCCGGTTCTCCGGGTTGGCATTGTTGTTGTTGCTGCCTTCTTTATAGGCCCAGTGCGCAGCAATCCCGTATTCCGCCGTGCGGTGCATCTCCCAGGTACGGATCTGCACCTCGGTAGGCTCGCCTCCGGGACCCACAACTGTCGTGTGCAGCGATTGGTACATGTTCGCTTTGGGCATGGCAATATAATCCTTGAAACGGCCCGGCATCGGCTTCCAAAGGGTATGAATAATGCCAAGTGTGGCATAACAGTCCTTGATGTTCTCCACGATGATGCGGATCGCCAGCAGATCGTAAATTTCGTTGAACTGTTTGTTTTTGGTGCTCATTTTGTTATAGACGCTGTAAATATGCTTCGGTCTGCCCGAAAGGTCGCCTTCAATGCCCATTTCGTCCAGCTTGGAGCGGATGCGGCCAATGACACTCTCGATAAACTGTTCCCGTTCCGCCCGCTTCTTGTGCACCAGATTGGCAATGCGGTAGTATTGCTGCGGGTTGAGGTAACGCAGAGCGATATCCTCCATCTCCCACTTGATCGCAGAGATCCCCAGACGGTCGGCGATCGGACAGAAAATCTCCAGTGTCTCATAGGAAATCCGGCGCTGGCTCTCTTCCGACTGATATTTCAGGGTACGCATGTTATGCAGACGGTCTGCCAGCTTGATCACAATGACCCGGATATCCTGAGCCATGGCGATGAACATCTTGCGGTAGTTCTCATTCTGCTGCTCTTCCTTGGAGCGGAAGCGGATGCGTTCCAGCTTGGTTAAACCATCAACGAGCATGGCACTGGTATCGCCAAATTCCGCCCGGATCTGCTCTAGAGAAACCGTTGTATCTTCTACTACATCATGTAAAAGCGCTGCAATGATGGAGATAACATCCATCTGCATATTGACGACAATATCTGCGACCGCAAGCGGATGCAGAATATACGGCTCCCCCGACTTGCGGACCTGCCCGTGATGAGCCTGATCGGCAAATTCATAAGCTTCCCGGATGCGGAGAAGATCTTTAGCTTTTATATAGGCGCCAGCCTTATCCATTAATCGCTCTATGCCCATTCTCGTCGTATCCGTTTCCTTTCTATAATAAAATGAACCCGCACGGGTTGCACATTCTGCAGGTTCCATCATTTCCTCGAGCCTTCGCGCTCAGATTAAAGTTGTCTATAATTATGACGCTTACGATGGATTACGTCAACACTTGCCACCGCATGGCATTCTGTCGCCGTAAAGACCACAAGATGGGACAAATTCGTGTCACAAGTGAAATTGTTGTTGTAAAAAGGCCGCGTTCTATTTAATCTAGTAAAGGCGGTTCGAAGCCTGCCCACCCTAAATCAGACATGAAAGAGAAGTGAATCGATTGCAACGCGAAATTCAAGTTAATGAAAAACTGCCTATGGGTCCGGGTTTCCTCCTAAGCCTGCAGCATTTGTTCGCCATGTTCGGCAGTACAGTGCTGGTTCCCAACTTGTTCGGGGTAGACCCCGGCATGATTCTGTTGATGAACGGCCTCGGAACCCTGCTGTATATATTTATCTGCCGCGGTAAGATTCCCGCCTATCTCGGCTCCAGCTTTGCTTTTATCTCCCCGGTGCTAGCCGTGCTGGCAGATCATAAGGATGATCATATGCATGGCTATTCGCTCGCTTTGGGCGCATTTATCGTCACAGGGATTATTTTTGTACTCGTTGCCGTTGTGGTCCGTTATGCCGGTACCTCCTGGATTGATGTCGTGTTCCCTCCAGCAGTTATGGGTGCGATCGTAGCCACTATCGGTCTTGAACTGGTGCCTGTTGCTGCAGGTATGGCCGGTCTGATCTCAACAGATGGAGCTGCAGATTGGACGCCAGACGGCAATGCCATTCTCTTGTCCATGGTGACTATGGGTGTGACTGTGCTCGGTGCCCTTGTATTCCGCGGCTTCCCCAAAATCATTCACATTCTGATTGGTATTGTTACCGGTTACGGTCTCGCCTATGTGATGGGACTGGTCAATACTGAATCTATCAGTAAAGCAAGCTTCTTCGCCCATCCAACGCTTATTACTCCCTCCTTTGACTGGAATGTGATTCTGACGATTGTTCCTGTGTCGCTGGTCGTGATCGTCGAGCATATCGGCCATTTGCTGGTGACAAGCAATATTGTCGGCAAAGACTTGGCCAAAGATCCCGGCCTGGACCGTTCCCTGATGGGTAACGGAATCTCCACCATTATCTCCGGTTTCGTCGGCTCCACACCCAATACCACTTATGGCGAGAATATCGGCGTCATGGCGCTGACCAAAGTTTATTCGGTATATGTCATTGGCGGTGCTGCGATTATCGCTATTCTGCTGTCATTCTCAGGTACCTTCTCTTCCGTCATTGCCAACATTCCCCTGCCGGTCATGGGCGGTGTCTCCCTGCTGCTGTTTGGAGTTATTGCCGCTTCAGGGCTGCGTATATTCGTAGAACAGAAGGTTGATTTCTCCAAAGCGACCAACATGATTATGGCTTCACTTGTGCTTGTAACAGGAATCAGCGGTGCTACACTTAAAATGGGTGGCGTACAGCTCTCCGGGATGGCACTGGCTACCATTGTCGGCATCGTGCTGGCCTTGTTCATCAAGCTGATTGAAGTGCTGGGCTGGTCCAACGAAGAAAAGAATGAGAAATCCGCGCATTAGAATGTGAATAATAAGATTAATATTACATAAAAAGGCTGC
This window encodes:
- the dtd gene encoding D-aminoacyl-tRNA deacylase; translation: MRVVVQRCKAAKVTVDGTVTGAVGQGLMLLVGVTHGDTEKDAKYLADKIAGLRIFEDDAGKMNHSVTDTGGAILSVSQFTLYADTRKGRRPNFMAAAAPAEAELLYDYFNGQLRAGGLRVETGIFGAMMDVEFTNWGPVTLILDSQG
- a CDS encoding RelA/SpoT family protein — encoded protein: MGIERLMDKAGAYIKAKDLLRIREAYEFADQAHHGQVRKSGEPYILHPLAVADIVVNMQMDVISIIAALLHDVVEDTTVSLEQIRAEFGDTSAMLVDGLTKLERIRFRSKEEQQNENYRKMFIAMAQDIRVIVIKLADRLHNMRTLKYQSEESQRRISYETLEIFCPIADRLGISAIKWEMEDIALRYLNPQQYYRIANLVHKKRAEREQFIESVIGRIRSKLDEMGIEGDLSGRPKHIYSVYNKMSTKNKQFNEIYDLLAIRIIVENIKDCYATLGIIHTLWKPMPGRFKDYIAMPKANMYQSLHTTVVGPGGEPTEVQIRTWEMHRTAEYGIAAHWAYKEGSNNNNANPENRMPFFREILELQHEAKDAEEFVESLKMDFFSDLVFVFTPKGEVIELPVGSVPLDFAFRIHTEVGNRTIGSKVNGRIVPLDHKLKTGDIVEILTSKHSYGPSRDWLKIAQSSHARSKIKQWFKKEKREENVEKGREAIERELKRLNVDISEWSSDDKLMEVAKKFSFNDIEDMLSAVGFGGITAAQIASKLTEKLRKEQEDAANHLELTSEMKEIKSSGEKRNQPTNGVRVKGIDNLLVRFARCCNPVPGDDIVGYVTRGRGVSVHRDDCPNIPGDGDGEEAARVIEVEWEGSMEANYSVDIEITGHDRNGLLNEVLQAVSESKTNISAVTGRSDKNKMAMIHMTILIRNTDHLQSVVDRVNRVKDVYTVHRIMQ
- the uraA gene encoding uracil permease, with the translated sequence MQREIQVNEKLPMGPGFLLSLQHLFAMFGSTVLVPNLFGVDPGMILLMNGLGTLLYIFICRGKIPAYLGSSFAFISPVLAVLADHKDDHMHGYSLALGAFIVTGIIFVLVAVVVRYAGTSWIDVVFPPAVMGAIVATIGLELVPVAAGMAGLISTDGAADWTPDGNAILLSMVTMGVTVLGALVFRGFPKIIHILIGIVTGYGLAYVMGLVNTESISKASFFAHPTLITPSFDWNVILTIVPVSLVVIVEHIGHLLVTSNIVGKDLAKDPGLDRSLMGNGISTIISGFVGSTPNTTYGENIGVMALTKVYSVYVIGGAAIIAILLSFSGTFSSVIANIPLPVMGGVSLLLFGVIAASGLRIFVEQKVDFSKATNMIMASLVLVTGISGATLKMGGVQLSGMALATIVGIVLALFIKLIEVLGWSNEEKNEKSAH